One Salisaeta longa DSM 21114 genomic window carries:
- a CDS encoding APC family permease produces MADGQLGRFSCVSMALGGMIGGGIFAVLGVVAQIVHGATWFAFVLAGGVALCAGYSFNRLNRWTDAGGGSVTFVQQFTGSSTLAGMTGWTLLVGYVGSMAMYAYAFGSFAVGLNFIPDVFFGLPARPFVSVGAIAGFVGLNLLGAQSTGTAENVLVGVKLAILAAFGLGGLYYGATHDALVAGWDRVVSFGPIMAAAISFVAFQGWQLLYYDQESIRDAVDTIRSAVYIAIPVAVALYVIVAITTVSLAPMDVIRHHPERALAVAADPFIPYGILIISIAALFSTGSAINATLFSTGYFAKSMIANDLLPDRVGQSSTKGLPRRTVLLLGGVTAAFTLYGSLNAITSFASLAFIVVFGSMCVLAFRERAARDIQPAWPLIGAVGAFAFFVLMFWHLYRAERATFFAVLGIAAAVIAVELLYFERSYLVEEAAVAESWITPDDA; encoded by the coding sequence ATGGCAGACGGACAGCTCGGACGCTTCTCGTGCGTGTCAATGGCTCTAGGCGGTATGATTGGCGGCGGCATCTTTGCCGTCCTCGGCGTGGTCGCGCAGATTGTGCACGGCGCCACGTGGTTCGCGTTTGTCCTGGCTGGCGGGGTGGCCCTGTGTGCGGGGTACTCCTTCAATCGCTTGAATCGGTGGACCGACGCGGGCGGCGGCTCGGTGACCTTCGTGCAGCAGTTCACCGGCTCGTCGACCCTCGCGGGCATGACCGGCTGGACGCTCCTCGTGGGCTACGTCGGCTCGATGGCCATGTATGCCTACGCATTTGGGAGCTTTGCGGTGGGGCTCAACTTCATCCCCGATGTTTTCTTTGGCCTCCCAGCACGTCCTTTCGTCTCGGTGGGCGCCATTGCCGGGTTTGTGGGCCTCAACCTGCTGGGCGCGCAATCAACCGGCACCGCCGAGAACGTACTGGTGGGCGTTAAACTGGCCATTTTAGCGGCCTTCGGTCTGGGCGGCCTCTACTACGGCGCAACGCACGACGCGCTGGTGGCCGGATGGGACCGTGTGGTGTCGTTTGGTCCGATCATGGCTGCGGCCATCTCGTTTGTCGCGTTTCAAGGGTGGCAGCTCTTGTACTACGATCAGGAGAGCATCCGAGACGCGGTGGATACGATCCGGTCGGCGGTGTACATTGCCATTCCGGTGGCGGTGGCGCTCTACGTCATTGTGGCGATTACCACGGTGAGCCTTGCCCCCATGGATGTGATTCGACACCACCCGGAGCGCGCGCTGGCGGTGGCGGCTGATCCCTTTATTCCCTACGGCATCCTGATTATCTCCATCGCGGCCCTCTTTTCTACCGGCAGCGCCATCAACGCCACGCTCTTTAGCACCGGCTACTTTGCCAAGTCTATGATTGCCAACGACTTGCTGCCCGACCGCGTGGGCCAATCAAGCACGAAGGGCCTGCCGCGCCGCACCGTCCTTCTCCTCGGCGGCGTCACGGCGGCATTCACGCTGTACGGCAGCCTCAACGCCATCACGTCGTTTGCGTCGCTCGCGTTCATCGTGGTGTTTGGAAGCATGTGCGTGCTGGCATTTCGTGAGCGCGCCGCGCGCGACATCCAGCCGGCGTGGCCGCTGATTGGGGCCGTGGGCGCTTTTGCCTTCTTCGTGCTCATGTTCTGGCACCTGTACCGGGCCGAGCGCGCCACCTTCTTTGCTGTGCTGGGTATTGCAGCGGCTGTCATCGCGGTTGAGCTGTTGTACTTCGAGCGCTCGTACCTCGTGGAGGAAGCCGCCGTCGCCGAATCCTGGATCACCCCCGACGACGCATAG
- a CDS encoding AsmA family protein: MTADSASSPPSRTRRLLRWVGVPVAGLVIVLLASAWLIPQLVPSSTLRKAVEPPLEAAVGQPVQLGSIELQVLPWPAVRAEDVRIANPEGFGAAPMMHLQALRVEVALWPLFSGTIRPTSVVLVAPVVRYIVAESGRSNIDALTAASDTSAAASGGGGAPSLVVEDFRIEDAELLYTDRATGQSARLAFGAQLQASTAGSAVASTGTVRIAALQAVLPETSSDTLALRQARIAYDVRAALDSARIGVRRLDIQTPPLTLSTKGSLRRINAGPVADLSFAVTQADLSQLAALLPPKMLQDVQPRGALTLDGSLVGPLDSLDVLRLRAAGQLRDIGVDYQETAVLRGLTADVALSLDTMAVRSMRGQLLNEPLRGTLAAHHLRTDTPRLRAALSGGANLAALASLSETSTDIAGNATYDLTFAGPATDPGSGRLTGTLALNQIRYPTTALRHPLEIPEGTVRFTGTGLQFSDLPLRSGDQSMTLSAEVRQLLPIEAAFAERNPALNTTFALRSERLDLVELLPEPKESDPPTYADLFTAQLAGAKINGRDPAAIAREQYGDVTLPEMTVNGSVALGVLLNEPQRFENLSMDIRAGNRRMAIRNLSGQTYGGQLAGGMTLDQTPAATQAAARLTGTAPLVAAASSAGGAAAVSFAPAPATALSYDIQLKDAQAGAFLKEWTRLGSIVTGTLDLNMTGGSGLGSGLLPNPNALRADGRSIVVSGGLDRNFGVVGALTEALGFQVPSFTDFKRLGGSFTIRNGALQIDDWALQNNRIQSSVSGAMGLGGQLDLRFTMQVPTSMIEGSKLAGLGGSGLSGLLGRLSGKDKTVEVTVRMGGTVSNPQPAVDTDAFKQALQDLARDAGGLIRGLFNNNR; this comes from the coding sequence GCGAGCGCCTGGCTGATTCCGCAGTTGGTGCCCTCCAGCACGTTGCGCAAAGCGGTTGAGCCGCCCCTCGAAGCAGCAGTGGGGCAGCCGGTACAGCTCGGTTCCATCGAGCTCCAGGTCTTGCCCTGGCCCGCGGTGCGCGCGGAAGACGTGCGCATTGCCAACCCGGAGGGCTTTGGTGCGGCGCCCATGATGCACCTGCAGGCGCTGCGGGTGGAGGTGGCGCTGTGGCCGCTGTTTTCGGGAACCATCCGGCCGACGTCGGTGGTGCTTGTCGCGCCGGTGGTGCGCTACATCGTGGCAGAGAGTGGACGTTCGAACATCGACGCGCTCACGGCGGCGTCCGATACCAGCGCGGCAGCGTCGGGCGGCGGTGGCGCGCCATCCCTTGTGGTGGAAGATTTCCGTATCGAAGATGCGGAGCTGCTGTATACCGACCGCGCCACCGGGCAATCGGCACGGCTTGCGTTTGGTGCGCAGCTGCAGGCGTCTACGGCCGGATCGGCGGTTGCCAGCACGGGCACGGTGCGCATCGCAGCGTTGCAGGCGGTGCTGCCCGAGACGTCCTCCGACACCCTCGCGCTGCGTCAGGCCCGCATTGCGTACGACGTGCGCGCGGCCCTCGACAGTGCGCGGATTGGCGTGCGCCGCCTCGACATCCAAACGCCGCCGCTTACGCTCTCCACCAAGGGCAGCCTGCGCCGGATCAATGCCGGACCGGTGGCGGACCTCTCGTTTGCTGTCACCCAGGCCGACCTCTCGCAGCTCGCGGCGCTGCTTCCGCCCAAGATGCTTCAGGACGTGCAGCCACGGGGCGCGCTCACGCTCGACGGCTCGCTCGTGGGTCCGCTCGATTCGCTCGACGTCCTACGCCTCCGCGCGGCCGGACAGTTGCGCGACATTGGCGTCGATTATCAGGAGACCGCGGTGCTGCGTGGTTTAACGGCCGACGTGGCGCTGTCGCTCGACACGATGGCCGTGCGCTCGATGCGCGGGCAACTCCTAAACGAACCGCTGCGGGGCACCCTCGCCGCGCATCACCTGCGTACCGACACGCCGCGCCTGCGGGCCGCGCTGTCGGGCGGGGCGAACCTGGCGGCGCTCGCGTCACTGAGCGAAACGTCTACAGACATCGCGGGCAATGCAACCTACGACCTCACGTTCGCCGGGCCGGCCACCGATCCCGGCAGCGGGCGCCTGACGGGCACCCTCGCGCTCAACCAAATCCGTTACCCTACCACCGCCCTCCGCCACCCCTTGGAGATTCCGGAGGGGACGGTTCGGTTTACCGGCACCGGCCTGCAATTTTCCGATCTGCCGCTGCGCTCCGGCGATCAGTCGATGACGCTTAGCGCCGAGGTGCGGCAGCTGCTGCCGATAGAAGCAGCGTTCGCCGAACGCAATCCGGCCCTGAATACGACATTTGCGCTGCGTTCGGAGCGGCTCGATCTTGTGGAGCTGCTGCCGGAGCCTAAGGAGAGCGATCCGCCGACGTATGCCGACCTGTTTACGGCGCAACTGGCCGGCGCCAAAATCAACGGGCGCGACCCCGCGGCCATCGCGCGGGAGCAGTACGGCGACGTGACGCTCCCCGAGATGACGGTGAACGGATCGGTGGCGCTTGGGGTGCTGCTGAACGAGCCGCAGCGCTTCGAAAACTTGTCGATGGACATTCGTGCAGGCAACCGCCGCATGGCCATCCGCAACCTGTCGGGCCAAACGTATGGCGGGCAGCTTGCGGGCGGCATGACGCTCGATCAGACCCCGGCGGCGACGCAGGCCGCGGCGCGGCTGACGGGAACGGCGCCGCTCGTGGCCGCTGCCTCGTCCGCGGGGGGCGCTGCGGCGGTATCGTTTGCTCCGGCCCCGGCTACGGCGCTTAGCTACGACATCCAACTGAAAGATGCGCAGGCCGGTGCGTTTTTGAAGGAGTGGACGCGCCTGGGCAGTATCGTAACCGGAACGCTCGACCTCAACATGACCGGCGGTTCGGGACTAGGGAGCGGCCTCCTGCCGAATCCTAATGCCCTGCGCGCCGACGGGCGCTCCATCGTTGTAAGTGGCGGGCTCGACCGCAACTTTGGCGTGGTGGGCGCGCTTACAGAGGCGTTGGGCTTTCAGGTGCCGTCGTTTACCGACTTCAAGCGGCTGGGCGGCTCGTTTACGATCCGGAACGGCGCCCTGCAGATTGACGACTGGGCGCTGCAAAACAATCGCATCCAGAGCAGCGTGTCGGGCGCAATGGGCTTGGGCGGGCAGCTGGACCTACGGTTTACGATGCAGGTGCCTACGTCCATGATTGAGGGCTCGAAGCTTGCGGGACTGGGCGGAAGCGGTCTGAGCGGCTTGCTGGGCCGGTTGTCGGGGAAAGATAAGACCGTGGAGGTGACGGTGCGCATGGGCGGTACGGTATCCAATCCGCAGCCCGCCGTCGATACCGACGCGTTCAAGCAGGCGCTGCAGGATCTCGCGCGCGACGCGGGTGGGCTCATTCGCGGCCTGTTCAACAACAACCGCTGA